In one Buchnera aphidicola (Uroleucon sonchi) genomic region, the following are encoded:
- the murB gene encoding UDP-N-acetylmuramate dehydrogenase, translated as MYKNKYSCNQSLKNLNTFAIDITAKKIVFVKTIAQLIAISKKCKLYNIPYIILGEASNILFLKNYKGVVIFNRIKGIKIVEQDDSWLLHVNSGEKWHHLVKLTVNLGIFGLENLALIPGCIGSAAIQNIGAYGLEFKDICQYVEIISLKNRSKMKIYNRFCLFSYRNSIFKHKYNHEYAIIKVGIKILKNWKPIILSSIKNYIQTKHVNGHQIFNIICKIRKNKLPDPKKTGNAGSFFKNPIITKKKLQTLVPFYRKIPYFLEKNGLIKISAGWLIEKYQFNNIQIGDATIYQKQKLILINKNNATPQDIIQLARIIYSCILKKFNIALEPEIDFIGPVGKIKSSEILK; from the coding sequence ATGTATAAAAATAAATATTCTTGTAATCAATCATTAAAAAATTTAAATACCTTTGCAATCGATATCACAGCAAAAAAAATTGTTTTTGTAAAAACAATTGCACAATTAATTGCAATATCAAAAAAATGTAAATTATATAATATACCTTATATAATTTTAGGAGAAGCGAGTAATATATTATTCTTAAAAAATTATAAAGGAGTAGTAATTTTTAATCGTATTAAAGGAATTAAAATCGTCGAACAAGATGATTCATGGTTATTACATGTAAACTCAGGAGAAAAATGGCATCATTTAGTAAAATTAACTGTAAATTTAGGTATCTTTGGGTTAGAAAATTTAGCTTTAATTCCTGGTTGTATAGGATCTGCAGCCATCCAAAATATTGGAGCATATGGTTTAGAATTTAAAGATATCTGTCAGTATGTTGAGATAATATCCTTAAAAAATAGATCTAAAATGAAAATATATAATAGATTTTGTCTATTTTCTTATAGAAACAGTATTTTTAAACATAAATATAATCATGAATATGCAATTATTAAAGTTGGAATAAAAATCTTAAAAAACTGGAAACCTATTATATTATCTTCAATTAAAAATTATATTCAAACTAAACATGTTAATGGACATCAAATATTTAATATAATATGTAAAATACGTAAAAATAAACTACCTGATCCAAAAAAAACTGGTAATGCTGGTAGTTTTTTCAAAAATCCTATCATTACAAAGAAAAAATTACAAACACTTGTGCCATTCTATCGAAAGATACCATATTTTCTTGAAAAAAATGGTTTAATAAAAATTTCTGCAGGTTGGTTAATTGAAAAATATCAATTCAATAATATTCAAATTGGAGATGCAACTATTTATCAAAAACAAAAACTTATATTAATTAATAAAAATAATGCTACTCCACAAGATATCATACAATTAGCTAGAATAATATATTCATGCATTTTAAAGAAATTTAACATTGCATTAGAGCCAGAAATAGATTTTATTGGACCTGTAGGGAAAATAAAATCATCAGAAATTTTAAAATAA